From Arachis stenosperma cultivar V10309 chromosome 2, arast.V10309.gnm1.PFL2, whole genome shotgun sequence, one genomic window encodes:
- the LOC130960558 gene encoding indole-3-acetic acid-induced protein ARG2-like, translating into MARSFSAVKASISSLITRQGYATTAQSAVRGGAATISGGKMGPKTMEEKAAAAEKVSWVPDPVTGYYKPENIKDIDVADLRATLLTKKFNH; encoded by the exons ATGGCTCGTTCTTTCTCTGCTGTGAAGGCTTCCATTTCTTCTCTTATTACCAG GCAGGGATATGCGACAACAGCACAAAGTGCAGTTAGGGGAGGAGCAGCCACCATAAGCGGCGGCAAGATGGGGCCAAAGACGATGGAAGAGAAGGCAGCGGCTGCGGAGAAGGTGTCATGGGTCCCAGATCCAGTCACCGGTTACTACAAACCAGAAAACATCAAAGATATTGATGTTGCTGACCTTAGAGCTACCCTCTTGACAAAAAAGTTCAACCATTAA
- the LOC130958085 gene encoding indole-3-acetic acid-induced protein ARG2-like, with the protein MASSFFTNNVKFLSAHVLGGFSISLITRRTYAVATAQSVASGGRATISGSKMGPATVEEKVATAKKVSWMPDTVTGYYKPENINEIDVAELRASLLTKKFNN; encoded by the exons atgGCTAGCTCTTTTTTCACTAATAATGTGAAGTTTCTCTCTGCTCATGTTCTTGGAGGATTCTCCATCTCTCTCATTACCAG ACGTACGTACGCGGTGGCAACAGCACAAAGTGTAGCAAGCGGAGGAAGAGCCACCATAAGTGGCAGCAAAATGGGGCCGGCGACGGTGGAAGAAAAGGTGGCAACTGCTAAAAAGGTGTCATGGATGCCGGACACTGTCACCGGTTACTACAAACCAGAAAACATCAATGAGATCGATGTTGCTGAGCTCAGAGCTTCACTTTTGACCAAAAAATTCAACAATTAA
- the LOC130961831 gene encoding uncharacterized protein At5g01610-like, which yields MAPITAILLFLLLSPLLTTSSLAGEPTAYEALASYDFPSGILPEGITGYELDESTGKFRAFLNGTCSFSLEGSYELSYKSTISGIISKDKLTELNGVSVKVLFFWLNIVEVVRNGDELDFSVGIASASFPLDNFFVSPRCGCGLNCDDEFRMRKLKLRNPSVSSS from the coding sequence ATGGCTCCGATCACCGCCattcttctcttcctcctcctctctccGCTGCTCACCACTTCCTCCCTCGCCGGAGAACCTACCGCATACGAGGCTCTCGCCAGCTACGATTTCCCCTCGGGAATTCTCCCTGAAGGCATAACCGGCTACGAACTCGACGAATCCACGGGCAAATTCCGCGCGTTCCTAAACGGAACCTGCAGCTTCTCTCTGGAAGGTTCCTACGAGCTTAGCTACAAATCAACGATCAGTGGCATTATCTCGAAAGACAAGCTAACGGAGCTCAACGGCGTCTCCGTTAAGGTCCTCTTCTTCTGGCTTAACATCGTCGAGGTCGTGCGTAACGGCGACGAGCTCGATTTCTCCGTTGGAATCGCCTCCGCTTCGTTCCCGCTTGATAACTTCTTCGTGTCGCCACGGTGCGGTTGCGGATTGAACTGCGACGACGAATTCCGAATGAGGAAGCTTAAGTTGAGGAATCCATCGGTTTCGTCATCgtag
- the LOC130961509 gene encoding uncharacterized protein LOC130961509, whose protein sequence is MGTINFQAKPIFQNLIFLTTLILIFLSTPSLSSNEENTTTLTAYDVLQKFNFPIGLLPNGVLSYELDPSTGNFKAYLDGTCTFKIESYDLNYKSTITGVITKNKISSLSGIQVKVLFLWLNIVSVTRVDDELQFSVGIASADFAVSNFYESPTCGCGFDCVNLANKVINHGNMSSHDYVMSS, encoded by the coding sequence atgggtACTATCAATTTTCAAGCAAAACCCATATTCCAAAATCTAATATTTCTCACAACCTTGATCCTGATCTTCCTCTCAACCCCATCATTATCCTCTAATGAAGAAAACACAACCACCTTAACTGCTTATGATGTTCTTcaaaaattcaatttcccaATTGGGCTTCTCCCAAACGGTGTTCTAAGCTACGAATTAGACCCTTCCACGGGTAACTTCAAAGCTTACTTAGATGGCACTTGCACGTTCAAGATTGAGTCCTATGATTTGAACTATAAGTCAACCATAACAGGTGTCATCACCAAGAACAAGATCTCTAGCTTAAGTGGTATTCAGGTTAAGGTTTTGTTCCTTTGGTTGAACATTGTGTCGGTGACACGTGTTGATGATGAGTTACAATTCTCGGTTGGGATTGCATCTGCTGATTTTGCGGTTAGTAATTTCTATGAGTCTCCCACTTGTGGTTGTGGATTTGATTGTGTGAATTTGGCTAATAAGGTCATTAATCATGGGAACATGTCATCACATGATTATGTTATGTCTTCTTAA
- the LOC130961510 gene encoding uncharacterized protein LOC130961510, translating into MSSITTKFLFTLLFLLFSLKSSSSHASSIQHHQHQVQQDEKLSAYDVLQQYGFPVGLLPKGIIGYALNKETGEFAAYMDATCSFSIEGYTLKYKSTITGVITQGRLYNLKGVSVKILLLWLNIVEVKRDGDEIQFSVGIASANFGVENFYESPQCGCGFDCVTVNTLPLSSI; encoded by the coding sequence ATGTCTTCAATCACCACCAAATTCCTCTTCACccttctcttcctcctcttctctctcaaatcatcatcatcacatgCTTCTTCAATTCAACACCACCAACACCAAGTTCAACAAGATGAGAAGCTATCAGCCTATGATGTTCTCCAACAATACGGTTTCCCTGTCGGTCTTCTCCCAAAGGGTATAATTGGCTATGCACTCAACAAAGAAACCGGCGAGTTCGCTGCATACATGGATGCCACGTGTTCGTTTTCTATTGAAGGGTACACCCTAAAGTACAAGTCCACCATAACCGGTGTTATAACACAAGGTAGGCTCTATAATCTTAAGGGTGTTAGTGTTAAGATTCTTCTTTTGTGGCTCAACATAGTTGAAGTCAAACGTGACGGCGATGAGATTCAATTCTCTGTTGGTATTGCTTCTGCCAATTTTGGAGTTGAAAATTTCTATGAGAGTCCTCAGTGTGGCTGTGGATTCGATTGTGTCACTGTTAACACTCTACCCCTCTCTTCAATTTAA
- the LOC130963550 gene encoding RING-H2 finger protein ATL2-like: protein MDSSEIESNSKLYAKNGILFLTFTVLLFFLLLLIIFLHTFRHSCFPIRRRNSHRRHHRHRHAVPASNGIHPSLLTSLPTFTHPPSSPSAVGGGDICAVCMSEFVAGDEGRVLPICRHAFHSQCIDAWFGSHSSCPLCRKPVHPVQTGSIVIEPGLEKWSPEPIWCPKKKPLEMELEMEKVQKMKNSSYCINIMAL from the coding sequence ATGGATTCATCAGAAATCGAATCCAATTCCAAGTTATATGCCAAAAACGGCATCCTCTTCCTTACCTTCACCGTACTCcttttcttcctcctcctcctcatcattTTCCTCCACACTTTCCGACACTCATGCTTTCCTATCCGCCGCCGTAACAGCCACCGTCGTCACCACCGCCACCGACACGCTGTTCCCGCCAGCAACGGTATCCACCCTTCCCTTCTTACTTCCCTCCCAACCTTCACACAccctccttcttctccttccgCCGTCGGCGGCGGCGACATCTGCGCCGTGTGCATGTCGGAGTTCGTCGCCGGCGACGAGGGCCGTGTCCTTCCGATTTGCCGCCACGCTTTTCATTCGCAATGCATAGATGCGTGGTTCGGTTCTCACTCGAGTTGCCCGCTTTGTAGAAAACCGGTTCATCCGGTTCAAACCGGTTCGATCGTTATTGAACCGGGTCTGGAGAAGTGGTCTCCAGAACCGATTTGGTGCCCGAAGAAGAAACCGTTGGAGATGGAGTTGGAAATGGAGAAAGTGCAGAAGATGAAGAATAGTAGTTACTGTATAAATATCATGGCTCTTTAA
- the LOC130963551 gene encoding pectinesterase inhibitor 28-like: MKTITTFLPLLTIFCIILGNHKTVAFDKNLKGNELINVVCSESQTKDLCLKVLTSDPSCPQASLQDLVLISLKVAAANASGILTECKTLIDDPNFDPAFQQGLADCKETLLDAEGQLEDTIAATLANKEHDAQVWLQAALAAIDTCDASIPGDDDILSQQSRAFRHLCNLAISLSKALDSSSKMKPK, from the coding sequence atgaagACAATCACAACATTCTTGCCCCTCTTGACCATCTTTTGCATTATCCTAGGAAATCACAAAACTGTTGCATTTGATAAAAACCTCAAAGGGAACGAACTAATCAACGTAGTATGTAGCGAGTCACAAACAAAGGATCTATGTCTTAAGGTACTTACCTCGGACCCATCATGTCCTCAAGCAAGCCTACAAGACCTAGTCTTGATATCTCTTAAGGTCGCGGCCGCGAATGCGTCCGGCATCCTAACAGAATGCAAGACGCTTATCGACGACCCAAATTTTGACCCGGCATTCCAACAAGGTCTGGCTGATTGTAAGGAGACCTTGTTGGATGCCGAGGGTCAACTTGAGGACACCATTGCTGCCACATTGGCAAACAAAGAACATGATGCTCAAGTTTGGCTTCAAGCAGCATTGGCAGCCATTGATACTTGTGATGCTTCAATTCCTGGTGATGATGATATTTTGTCTCAACAAAGTAGAGCTTTTCGCCATCTTTGCAACCTTGCCATTTCTCTTAGCAAGGCCTTGGATTCTTCTTCTAAGATGAAGcctaaataa
- the LOC130963689 gene encoding probable pectinesterase/pectinesterase inhibitor 41 produces MSKLLNLIILFLLPLFFASIASSDTPPSTPITPTNLCKSTPDPNYCKSVLPPTKNANVYYYGRFSVKSSISQATKFLTLVNKYLQRSNTLSVPAIRALQDCKTLGELNLDFLTSSFQTVNKTTRVLGSYQADDIQNLLSAILTNQQTCLDGLQEASSAWSVKNGLSVPLSNDTKLYSVSLALFTKGWVPKTKNKVGTSSVQVTRKQLGFKNGRMPPMQMSSQTRAIYESVSRRNLLEPVVGTQVKVNGIVTVSQDGTGNFTTINDALAVAPNKSSSTDGYFLIYVTAGIYDEIVSIDKKKTYLMMIGDGINKTIITGNQSVVDGWTTFNSATFAVVGQGFVGVNFTVRNTAGAVKHQAVALRNGADLSTFYSCSFEGYQDTLYAHSLRQFYRECDIYGTVDFIFGNAASVFQNCNIYPRLPMSGQFNAITAQGRTDPNQNTGISIHNCTIKPSDDLAANLGAAATYLGRPWKQYSRTVYMQTFMDSVVDSKGWKEWDGDFALSTLYYAEYDNNGPGSNTSNRVTWAGYHVINSTDASNFTVSNFLLGDDWLPQTGVTYTSSLI; encoded by the exons ATGTCTAAGCTTCTCAATCTCATCATTCTCTTTCTACTCCCTTTGTTCTTTGCTTCCATAGCTTCTTCAGACACACCTCCTTCAACTCCAATCACCCCAACCAATCTATGCAAATCCACACCCGATCCAAACTACTGCAAATCCGTTCTCCCTCCAACAAAAAACGCCAATGTCTATTACTATGGCCGGTTCTCAGTTAAAAGCTCCATTTCACAAGCCACGAAGTTCTTGACTCTTGTTAACAAGTATCTTCAACGGAGCAACACGCTTTCCGTCCCCGCGATTCGAGCACTTCAAGATTGCAAGACACTGGGAGAACTGAACCTGGATTTCTTGACGAGTTCGTTTCAAACGGTGAACAAGACGACGAGGGTGTTGGGGAGTTACCAGGCTGATGATATCCAGAACCTTCTTAGTGCCATTCTTACGAACCAACAAACATGCTTGGATGGACTTCAAGAAGCTTCTTCAGCTTGGAGCGTCAAGAATGGACTCAGTGTTCCACTTTCTAATGACACTAAGCTTTATAGTGTCTCTCTTGCTCTCTTCACTAAAGG gTGGGTTCCAAAGACAAAGAACAAAGTTGGAACATCTTCAGTTCAAGTGACTAGGAAGCAACTTGGATTCAAAAACGGTCGGATGCCTCCAATGCAGATGTCAAGCCAAACCCGAGCAATCTACGAGTCGGTGAGCCGCCGGAACCTTCTAGAACCGGTGGTGGGGACCCAGGTGAAGGTGAACGGCATTGTAACCGTTAGCCAAGACGGCACAGGAAACTTCACCACCATCAATGATGCCTTAGCGGTTGCACCCAACAAGTCCTCGTCCACGGACGGGTACTTCTTGATCTATGTTACCGCCGGAATTTACGACGAAATCGTGTCCATTGATAAAAAGAAGACTTATTTGATGATGATTGGAGATGGAATCAACAAAACAATCATTACAGGAAATCAAAGTGTCGTTGATGGCTGGACAACCTTTAATTCCGCCACTTTTG CCGTGGTAGGCCAAGGATTTGTGGGAGTGAACTTCACCGTCCGGAACACCGCCGGCGCCGTGAAACACCAAGCAGTGGCACTCCGAAACGGCGCCGATCTATCCACATTCTATAGTTGCAGCTTTGAGGGTTACCAAGATACACTCTATGCACATTCTCTAAGACAATTTTATAGAGAATGTGACATATATGGTACCGTTGACTTTATCTTTGGTAACGCCGCATCCGTGTTCCAAAATTGTAACATATACCCTAGACTCCCAATGAGTGGCCAATTCAATGCAATTACCGCCCAAGGCCGAACCGATCCGAACCAAAACACCGGAATCTCAATCCATAATTGCACAATCAAGCCGAGTGATGACCTGGCCGCGAACCTTGGTGCGGCTGCGACCTACCTTGGTAGGCCGTGGAAACAATACTCTAGGACGGTTTACATGCAAACTTTCATGGATAGTGTGGTTGATTCTAAAGGGTGGAAAGAATGGGATGGTGATTTTGCATTGAGTACATTGTATTATGCTGAGTATGATAACAATGGACCCGGTTCTAACACTTCCAACAGAGTCACTTGGGCTGGTTACCATGTGATTAATTCTACGGATGCATCAAATTTCACTGTCTCTAATTTCTTGCTTGGAGATGATTGGTTGCCCCAGACAGGTGTCACTTACACTAGTAGCTTGATATAG